The following are encoded together in the Thermus neutrinimicus genome:
- a CDS encoding anthranilate synthase component II yields the protein MRVLVVDNYDSFTYNLVQYLGELGARPVVWRNDQFALEDVEALDPDRILISPGPCTPLEAGLSLPLISRYAPRYPILGVCLGHQAIGMAFGGKVVPAPVIMHGKVSEIHHDGTGLFRGLPNPFPATRYHSLVVEEVPEELLVNAWVEEKGPEGARLARGDKGPEGARLARGEVGKRTVMGFRHRQYPTHGVQFHPESYLTEAGKIILKNFLEDPWRP from the coding sequence ATGAGGGTTTTGGTGGTGGACAACTACGATAGCTTCACCTACAACCTGGTGCAGTACCTGGGAGAGCTTGGGGCACGCCCCGTGGTCTGGCGGAACGACCAGTTTGCCCTCGAGGACGTGGAGGCCCTGGATCCCGACCGCATCCTCATCAGCCCGGGTCCTTGCACCCCCTTGGAGGCGGGTCTTTCCCTGCCCTTGATCAGCCGCTACGCCCCCCGCTATCCCATCCTGGGGGTCTGCCTGGGGCACCAGGCCATCGGCATGGCCTTCGGGGGCAAGGTGGTGCCGGCCCCGGTGATCATGCACGGCAAGGTGAGCGAGATCCACCACGACGGCACGGGCCTCTTCCGGGGTCTTCCCAACCCCTTCCCCGCCACCCGCTACCACTCCCTGGTGGTGGAGGAGGTGCCGGAGGAGCTCTTGGTGAACGCCTGGGTGGAGGAAAAGGGCCCCGAAGGGGCTAGGTTGGCTAGGGGGGATAAGGGCCCCGAAGGGGCTAGGTTGGCTAGGGGGGAGGTGGGGAAGAGGACGGTGATGGGCTTTCGCCACCGCCAGTATCCCACCCACGGGGTGCAGTTCCACCCGGAAAGCTATCTCACGGAAGCGGGTAAGATCATCCTTAAGAACTTTTTGGAGGATCCATGGAGGCCGTGA